Proteins from one Ketobacter alkanivorans genomic window:
- a CDS encoding adenosylcobinamide-GDP ribazoletransferase, which translates to MNALKIALQFLTRLPVSNTDYNDADVKASIYWYGVVGLIIGAILMLASGLLYQLAPNLDALIVAALLLCLWVVLTGGLHLDGLADSADAWLGGNDKERTLAIMKDPRCGPAGVTSIVLVMLVKLACLNVLVLQSAFFLLLAPALSRCTIPLLFLITPYVREHGLAAPFKDGLSQRSGCLQAALMALLCFTILGTSGVMVVLMVTGTFFWLRHLMLKRLAGTTGDTAGASIEILEATVLLGIALTLT; encoded by the coding sequence ATGAACGCGCTGAAAATTGCCCTTCAGTTTCTCACCCGCTTACCGGTATCCAATACGGACTACAACGACGCCGATGTAAAAGCATCCATCTATTGGTATGGCGTTGTCGGCTTGATCATCGGGGCAATTTTAATGCTGGCCAGCGGGCTGCTGTATCAGCTGGCTCCGAACCTGGATGCTCTGATCGTAGCCGCCCTGCTGCTATGCCTGTGGGTAGTGCTCACCGGCGGCTTGCATCTGGATGGGCTGGCTGACAGCGCCGATGCCTGGCTGGGGGGCAATGATAAAGAACGCACACTGGCCATTATGAAAGATCCGCGCTGTGGCCCGGCGGGGGTCACCAGCATTGTTCTGGTCATGCTGGTTAAACTGGCCTGCCTGAATGTACTGGTGCTGCAATCCGCCTTTTTTCTGCTGTTGGCCCCAGCCCTCTCACGTTGCACCATACCCCTGTTATTTTTAATCACACCCTACGTACGGGAGCACGGCCTGGCAGCTCCATTTAAAGATGGATTGTCTCAACGAAGTGGCTGCCTGCAAGCCGCGTTGATGGCGTTGTTGTGCTTTACGATCCTGGGAACTTCCGGTGTGATGGTCGTGCTGATGGTTACTGGCACGTTTTTCTGGTTGCGACACCTGATGCTAAAGCGACTGGCTGGCACCACCGGTGACACCGCAGGAGCCAGTATTGAAATACTTGAGGCCACCGTACTGCTGGGCATCGCTCTGACGTTGACCTGA
- a CDS encoding histidine phosphatase family protein — protein sequence MFGSPTETRKITLDLLRHGEPEGGVRYRGSIDDPLSATGWQQMRHATAQAMAPKTSGSGTTWHAIISSPMRRCQEYARELADTCNLPISIEPDLKELCFGDLEGLTPKQAWEQHPQLLQALWQDPEQTTPPGAEPYSEFMQRVTARLEHIIHAQPAEQESIHLLLVVHGGVIRASLSHFLNIAPADSFRIEVPYAGITRLKLYLEADGSYNAALSFINRFTGDS from the coding sequence ATGTTCGGATCACCCACCGAGACCCGTAAAATCACATTAGACCTGCTACGCCACGGCGAACCTGAAGGTGGTGTGCGCTACCGGGGCTCTATCGATGATCCCTTGTCGGCGACCGGCTGGCAGCAAATGCGTCATGCTACCGCCCAGGCAATGGCTCCAAAAACATCGGGTTCAGGCACAACGTGGCACGCTATTATCAGCTCCCCCATGCGTCGCTGCCAGGAGTACGCTCGTGAGTTGGCTGATACGTGCAACCTGCCGATCAGCATCGAGCCCGACTTGAAAGAGTTGTGCTTTGGCGATCTGGAAGGGCTTACCCCCAAGCAGGCCTGGGAACAACACCCGCAATTGTTGCAGGCGCTGTGGCAAGATCCAGAGCAAACCACCCCTCCCGGCGCAGAGCCATACAGTGAGTTTATGCAACGGGTAACAGCCCGCCTTGAGCACATCATTCATGCACAGCCGGCAGAGCAGGAAAGCATCCATCTCTTACTGGTGGTTCACGGTGGAGTGATTCGGGCAAGCCTGTCTCACTTTTTGAATATTGCCCCTGCCGACAGCTTTCGTATTGAAGTTCCCTACGCTGGCATCACCCGGCTCAAACTTTATCTAGAAGCCGATGGTTCCTACAATGCCGCGCTCAGCTTCATCAATCGTTTCACGGGCGACTCATGA